A section of the Candidatus Eisenbacteria bacterium genome encodes:
- a CDS encoding STAS domain-containing protein — protein sequence MALKEKTEGDIVILYPRGFLMGGAETDELHKRVQELEAAGNQKLVINLADTSMMNSTAIGVFITAHKHYSQRGAKLKLCNVDAKINNVFVITRLSLVFDVYESEAAAIASFAL from the coding sequence ATGGCCCTTAAGGAGAAGACCGAAGGCGATATCGTGATCCTCTACCCCAGGGGCTTCCTGATGGGGGGAGCGGAGACCGACGAGCTTCACAAGCGCGTCCAGGAGCTCGAGGCGGCCGGAAACCAGAAGCTGGTCATCAACCTGGCGGACACGTCCATGATGAACTCGACCGCCATCGGTGTGTTCATCACCGCACACAAGCACTATTCGCAGCGCGGCGCCAAGCTGAAGCTCTGCAACGTCGACGCCAAGATCAACAACGTGTTCGTGATCACCCGGCTCAGCCTGGTGTTCGATGTGTACGAGTCGGAGGCGGCCGCGATCGCCAGCTTTGCACTGTAG
- a CDS encoding biopolymer transporter ExbD, with amino-acid sequence MGVRIDMTPMVDVAFLLLIFFMVTTVFRTPRAMEINVPPDKDVKIEIAQSKVLMLRAVEGDQIYWNMATEKPAVVALKDLRKVLNDKARQFYNPKTKESDLNVVIKVERAAKFHNLVEMIDALSLAKITRFGFAPFTDDDKKQIGGA; translated from the coding sequence GTGGGCGTCCGCATCGACATGACGCCCATGGTGGATGTCGCCTTCCTGCTGCTGATCTTCTTCATGGTGACCACCGTGTTCCGAACCCCGCGCGCGATGGAGATCAACGTCCCGCCGGACAAGGACGTCAAGATCGAGATCGCCCAGTCGAAGGTGCTGATGCTGCGCGCCGTCGAGGGGGACCAGATCTACTGGAACATGGCCACCGAGAAGCCGGCGGTGGTGGCGCTGAAGGACCTCCGCAAGGTCCTCAACGACAAGGCCCGCCAGTTCTACAACCCGAAGACGAAGGAGTCCGACCTCAACGTGGTGATCAAGGTGGAGCGCGCCGCCAAGTTCCACAACCTGGTGGAGATGATCGACGCGCTGTCCCTGGCCAAGATCACCCGTTTCGGGTTCGCGCCCTTCACCGACGACGACAAGAAGCAGATCGGGGGGGCCTGA
- a CDS encoding ABC transporter ATP-binding protein, whose translation MIELRGVTKDYNVGGEDVHALAGVDLDIDRHEYVAIMGPSGSGKSTMMNMIGCLDTPSGGSYKLNGVEIRDCDDDELARIRNKEIGFVFQTFNLLARADALHNVELPLIYNGTNPQDRRKRAVESLTAVGLADRMHHRPNELSGGQRQRVAIARALVNKPSIILADEPTGNLDSRTGEEIMAALELVYEQGNTIILVTHEEDIARHARRIVRLHDGRISEDRRTR comes from the coding sequence CTGATCGAGCTGCGCGGCGTCACCAAGGACTACAACGTGGGGGGCGAGGACGTCCACGCCCTGGCCGGGGTGGACCTGGACATCGACCGGCACGAGTACGTGGCCATCATGGGGCCCTCGGGCTCCGGCAAGTCCACGATGATGAACATGATCGGGTGCCTGGACACCCCCTCGGGGGGCTCGTACAAGCTCAACGGCGTGGAGATCCGCGACTGCGACGACGACGAGCTGGCGCGCATCCGGAACAAGGAGATCGGTTTCGTCTTCCAGACGTTCAACCTGCTGGCCCGGGCCGACGCGCTGCACAACGTGGAGCTGCCGCTGATCTACAACGGCACCAACCCCCAGGACCGCCGCAAGCGGGCGGTGGAGTCGCTCACCGCGGTGGGGCTGGCCGACCGCATGCACCACCGGCCCAACGAGCTCTCCGGCGGCCAGCGGCAGCGCGTGGCCATCGCGCGTGCGCTGGTCAACAAGCCGAGCATCATCCTGGCGGACGAGCCCACCGGCAACCTCGACAGCCGCACCGGCGAGGAGATCATGGCCGCCCTGGAACTGGTCTACGAGCAGGGCAACACCATCATCCTGGTCACGCACGAGGAGGACATCGCGCGGCACGCGCGGCGCATCGTGCGCCTGCACGACGGCCGCATCTCGGAGGACCGGCGGACCCGCTGA
- a CDS encoding TolC family protein — protein sequence MIPAPPRMGHPARAMALAVLAVLAGGTGTSRADLSRLTADEAVRIALRDNNSVYAAARQVEQAEGGLKLARSPLLPQLNVTGDLARSHQGEQRSAFRVGGSVPSTNTNSRSGSVSLSQELINLQALNGAREAARGLAATRAAEVSTRQQVALAVKQQFYALVRAKQLSGVSVDAARLDSSTLALTQGLFDVGTAPRTDLLKARTQHAQSRLAVISAQHSVDIERLRLAGLLGLADDRGLDVVDALPEDVPLPDSTNILESAYANRPDLAQLLRQIDAAEAGLGSARAARYPTLGASVSIQKSIFSTTQDSLTQVGTTLKSLRLNLADTSFVPVYGDTISQIPETKFESRPFSWSVGARVTVPIFDGFSTKGRIQQRAAELEIQRRNLSQRRVEIALEVRQAWLGLVEARERARVAVEALDYAEQSHELNREKYRLGSSTLLELTTAEVQLTRSRSDLVDARVGLQLARAQLDRALGQNP from the coding sequence ATGATCCCTGCCCCCCCGCGGATGGGGCACCCGGCCCGGGCGATGGCCCTGGCGGTCCTGGCGGTCCTGGCCGGTGGCACCGGCACGTCGCGCGCCGACCTCTCTCGGCTCACGGCCGACGAGGCGGTGCGCATCGCGCTGCGTGACAACAACTCGGTGTACGCGGCCGCCCGGCAGGTGGAGCAGGCGGAGGGGGGGCTGAAGCTGGCCCGCTCCCCGCTGCTGCCGCAGCTGAACGTGACCGGTGACCTGGCCCGCAGCCACCAGGGCGAGCAGCGCTCCGCGTTCCGCGTGGGGGGCAGCGTCCCCTCCACCAACACCAACTCCCGCAGCGGCAGCGTGTCGCTCTCGCAGGAGCTGATCAACCTGCAGGCGCTCAACGGCGCCAGGGAGGCGGCCCGCGGCCTGGCCGCCACCCGGGCGGCCGAGGTGAGCACCCGCCAGCAGGTGGCGCTGGCGGTGAAGCAGCAGTTCTACGCGCTGGTGCGCGCCAAGCAGTTGTCGGGCGTGAGCGTGGACGCCGCCCGGCTGGACTCCTCCACGCTGGCCCTGACCCAGGGCCTGTTCGACGTGGGCACGGCGCCGCGCACCGACCTGCTCAAGGCGCGCACGCAGCACGCGCAGTCGCGGCTGGCGGTCATCTCCGCGCAGCACAGCGTGGACATCGAGCGCCTGCGCCTGGCGGGCCTGCTGGGCCTGGCCGACGACCGCGGCCTGGACGTCGTGGACGCCCTGCCCGAGGACGTGCCGCTGCCCGATTCCACCAACATCCTGGAGTCCGCCTACGCGAACCGGCCCGACCTGGCGCAGCTGCTGCGGCAGATCGACGCCGCAGAGGCCGGCTTGGGCTCGGCGCGGGCCGCGCGTTATCCGACCCTGGGCGCCAGCGTGAGCATCCAGAAGTCCATCTTCAGCACCACCCAGGACAGCCTCACCCAGGTCGGGACCACGCTCAAGAGCCTGCGCCTGAACCTGGCGGACACCTCGTTCGTCCCGGTGTACGGGGACACCATCTCCCAGATACCCGAGACGAAGTTCGAGAGCCGCCCCTTCAGCTGGTCGGTGGGGGCCCGGGTGACGGTGCCGATCTTCGACGGCTTCTCCACCAAGGGGCGCATCCAGCAGCGCGCCGCGGAGCTGGAGATCCAGCGCCGGAACCTGTCGCAGCGGCGCGTGGAGATAGCACTCGAGGTGCGCCAGGCGTGGCTGGGCCTGGTGGAGGCGCGCGAGCGCGCCCGGGTGGCCGTCGAGGCGCTGGACTACGCCGAGCAGAGCCACGAGTTGAACCGTGAAAAGTACCGCCTGGGCTCCAGCACCCTGCTGGAGCTCACCACGGCCGAGGTGCAACTGACGCGCAGCCGCTCGGACCTGGTGGACGCCCGCGTGGGCCTCCAGCTGGCCCGGGCACAGCTGGACCGGGCCCTGGGGCAGAACCCGTAG
- a CDS encoding MotA/TolQ/ExbB proton channel family protein produces the protein MKRFLMPIVFITLLAVSIAVYAFMVPELVKKGGPLVAGLIYLGMLSIAFVIERYLTLRKAAGTAPLPQFLMGVKRELNNKNLPAAMALCDKQRGSAANVLKAGLIRYQQCLDEKLPKEKIVPETQQAIQEANALEVPLLERNLVALSTIASICTLVGLLGTVIGMIRCFAAASNVGAVDATELAKGISEALINTAGGLFIAIFAIVLYNVFTTKVDNFNYMMDEASYETLQLLTSNVADVK, from the coding sequence ATGAAACGCTTCCTGATGCCGATCGTCTTCATCACCCTGCTCGCCGTCTCGATCGCGGTGTATGCGTTCATGGTGCCGGAACTGGTCAAGAAGGGCGGTCCGCTCGTCGCCGGGCTGATCTACCTCGGCATGCTCTCGATCGCCTTCGTCATCGAGCGTTACCTGACGCTGCGCAAGGCCGCGGGCACCGCCCCGCTGCCCCAGTTCCTGATGGGGGTCAAGCGCGAGCTGAACAACAAGAACCTCCCGGCCGCGATGGCCCTGTGCGACAAGCAGCGGGGCTCGGCGGCCAACGTGCTCAAGGCCGGTCTGATCCGCTACCAGCAGTGCCTCGACGAGAAGCTCCCCAAGGAGAAGATCGTGCCCGAGACGCAGCAGGCGATCCAGGAGGCCAACGCCCTGGAAGTGCCGCTGCTGGAGCGCAACCTGGTGGCGCTGTCCACCATCGCCTCGATCTGCACGCTGGTGGGCCTGCTGGGCACCGTGATCGGGATGATCCGCTGCTTCGCGGCGGCATCGAACGTCGGCGCCGTGGACGCCACCGAGCTCGCCAAGGGGATCTCCGAGGCGCTCATCAACACGGCCGGCGGGCTGTTCATCGCCATCTTCGCCATCGTGCTGTACAACGTGTTCACCACCAAGGTGGACAACTTCAACTACATGATGGATGAGGCGAGCTACGAGACGCTGCAGCTGCTGACCTCGAACGTCGCCGACGTGAAGTAG
- a CDS encoding energy transducer TonB, with protein MSTTTQAVPPGPSSGMPAYQQYGAAELKAVFQRYMTLGVALSAAFNIFLILLALAAVLLNQKLSESHKTRVVVVPLQQLQAPPLSKQQVEQIKVAQQVAPPSVGIPVPVPDAQAPQETQLASAKEIEQAASSAGTGAGSGDIVIAAPAQEELPAAGAYVYRDDEPLLIKAYPVRYPDLAKSSGIEGKVTVNVLVGTDGHVVKAEIAQGVPVLNDAALEAVKQYIFKPALANNKPVAVWVAVPIAFRLSGN; from the coding sequence ATGAGCACCACGACGCAGGCCGTGCCACCCGGCCCGTCCAGCGGCATGCCGGCGTACCAGCAGTACGGGGCCGCCGAGCTGAAGGCGGTGTTCCAGCGGTACATGACGCTGGGCGTGGCGCTGTCGGCCGCGTTCAACATCTTCCTGATCCTGCTCGCACTGGCTGCCGTCCTCCTGAACCAGAAGCTGAGCGAGAGCCACAAGACCCGCGTGGTGGTGGTGCCTCTCCAGCAGCTGCAGGCCCCGCCGCTGTCGAAGCAGCAGGTGGAGCAGATCAAGGTGGCCCAGCAGGTGGCGCCGCCCTCGGTGGGCATCCCGGTCCCGGTGCCGGACGCGCAGGCCCCGCAGGAGACGCAGCTCGCCTCCGCCAAGGAGATCGAGCAGGCGGCATCCAGCGCGGGCACCGGCGCGGGCAGCGGCGACATCGTCATCGCGGCGCCGGCGCAGGAGGAACTGCCTGCGGCCGGCGCGTACGTGTACCGTGACGACGAGCCGCTGCTCATCAAGGCCTACCCGGTCCGCTACCCCGACCTGGCCAAGTCCAGCGGGATCGAGGGCAAGGTCACGGTAAACGTGCTCGTCGGGACCGACGGGCACGTGGTGAAGGCGGAGATCGCCCAGGGAGTGCCGGTGCTCAACGACGCGGCCCTGGAGGCGGTCAAGCAGTACATCTTCAAGCCCGCCCTGGCGAACAACAAGCCCGTGGCCGTGTGGGTCGCGGTGCCCATCGCGTTCCGCCTTAGCGGCAACTAG
- a CDS encoding biopolymer transporter ExbD, which translates to MSAVKRKRRLGVKIDMTPMVDVAFLLLIFYMSTTTFKPPDKEQIKLPESHSDLQAPEKNTITLAINKDDQITLKFKAKDQSGKNITMDVPVQVPDLESELMKARQFAPMAYIIVRMDKDAKYGTMADVMEVLQKSQLTRFNVMTEISRTP; encoded by the coding sequence GTGTCTGCCGTCAAGAGAAAGCGCCGCCTGGGGGTCAAGATCGACATGACCCCGATGGTGGACGTGGCGTTCCTGCTGCTCATCTTCTACATGAGCACCACGACGTTCAAGCCGCCCGACAAGGAGCAGATCAAGCTGCCCGAGTCGCACTCGGACCTGCAGGCGCCCGAGAAGAACACCATCACCCTGGCGATCAACAAGGACGACCAGATCACGCTGAAGTTCAAGGCCAAGGACCAGTCGGGGAAGAACATCACCATGGACGTGCCGGTCCAGGTCCCCGACCTGGAGTCCGAGCTCATGAAGGCGCGGCAGTTCGCGCCCATGGCGTACATCATCGTGCGCATGGACAAGGACGCGAAATACGGCACGATGGCGGACGTGATGGAGGTCCTCCAGAAGTCCCAGCTCACGCGCTTCAACGTGATGACCGAAATTTCGCGGACCCCGTAG
- a CDS encoding tetratricopeptide repeat protein, which produces MIQMRLRASSQGPRMAAAILLLLLSASFRPALAGDALKQGRAALQRNDIAAALPLLERAVSEEPTNQDAHATLARVLIRAHKYEEARASIDASEKLSPGGNVVPYLQGQLAQAQEDWDGAIAKYREALSRKPKYTEASFALGMALRHQGQAQAAFNELNRGLDFAGESEVPKFMAGTGLALMDLDSLKAAADSTERAAALDPDDSFTQMSCGEVYLKRQVWARAKDFFRRATQIDSLNAEAFYKLGLSHYRSQEFTDALQSFKTAAVLDSLYPEPQYWIGHLYVLAGRSDAAHYATAVPYLRNFTRWRPKNGLGWRYLGEALYHQTTRDPELFKEAATALDTAATLLDPSSQVRTDVLLLSVRNYAYNLNDLEGAFGSFQKLQQAGGKLDPKDILLVGSLYMSQKPPQFQIADSLFAEAAMADSTQPDPWYKLGESKFYQREYAAAIPYLRRRIEADSAGAIAKGGKPYLPFYRLGQCYNQVGSGLSMNSQALLQQADAYAKARKADTAQVYADSAKVLERQAGAMFDSASAPLKYVLTAIQPPLAGDEAAKVHLELGTAYAKGDSLNRALAPDEFRAAVLADSASPTAASALFNLAYLDYSEKRYVEAAATLEKASAINPNDLRVLVMLAGSYTLTNNMEKARAVAARGIAIDPNNAVLKRFLAPPPPPRKGGTAPPAGANGKAPAGTESASKGSTTTKTK; this is translated from the coding sequence ATGATCCAGATGAGACTTCGTGCATCGTCCCAGGGCCCGCGCATGGCCGCGGCGATCCTGCTGTTGCTGCTCTCCGCGTCCTTCCGGCCGGCGCTGGCGGGGGACGCCCTGAAGCAGGGGCGCGCCGCGCTCCAGCGCAACGACATCGCGGCGGCCCTTCCGCTCCTCGAGCGGGCGGTGTCGGAGGAGCCCACCAACCAGGACGCCCACGCCACCCTGGCCCGGGTGCTGATCCGAGCCCACAAGTACGAGGAGGCGCGAGCCTCCATCGACGCCTCCGAGAAGCTCTCGCCCGGCGGCAACGTGGTTCCCTACCTGCAGGGCCAGCTGGCCCAGGCGCAGGAGGACTGGGACGGCGCCATCGCGAAGTACCGCGAGGCCCTCTCCCGCAAGCCCAAGTACACCGAGGCGTCCTTCGCGCTGGGCATGGCGCTGCGCCACCAGGGCCAGGCGCAGGCGGCGTTCAACGAGCTCAACCGCGGGCTGGACTTCGCGGGCGAGTCCGAGGTGCCGAAGTTCATGGCCGGCACCGGGCTGGCGCTGATGGACCTCGACTCGCTCAAGGCGGCGGCCGACTCCACCGAGCGCGCCGCGGCGCTGGATCCCGACGATTCCTTCACCCAGATGTCGTGCGGCGAGGTGTACCTGAAGCGGCAGGTGTGGGCCCGCGCCAAGGACTTCTTCAGACGCGCCACCCAGATCGACTCGCTCAACGCCGAGGCGTTCTACAAGCTGGGGCTCTCGCACTACCGGAGCCAGGAGTTCACCGACGCCCTGCAGAGCTTCAAGACCGCGGCGGTCCTGGATTCGCTGTATCCCGAGCCGCAGTACTGGATCGGGCACCTGTACGTCCTGGCCGGCCGCAGCGACGCGGCCCACTACGCCACGGCGGTGCCCTACCTGCGCAACTTCACGCGGTGGCGGCCGAAGAACGGGCTCGGCTGGCGCTACCTGGGCGAGGCCCTGTACCACCAGACGACCCGCGACCCGGAGCTCTTCAAGGAGGCCGCGACCGCCCTGGACACCGCGGCGACGCTGCTGGACCCGAGCAGCCAGGTGCGCACCGACGTGCTGCTGCTCTCGGTCCGCAACTACGCGTACAACCTGAACGACCTGGAGGGCGCCTTCGGGTCCTTCCAGAAGCTGCAGCAGGCCGGCGGCAAACTGGACCCGAAGGACATCCTGCTGGTGGGCTCGCTGTACATGAGCCAGAAGCCGCCGCAGTTCCAGATCGCGGACTCGCTGTTCGCCGAGGCGGCCATGGCCGACTCCACCCAGCCGGACCCGTGGTACAAGCTGGGGGAGAGCAAGTTCTATCAGCGTGAGTACGCGGCCGCGATTCCCTACCTGCGCCGCCGGATCGAGGCCGACTCGGCCGGCGCCATCGCCAAGGGCGGAAAGCCGTACCTGCCGTTCTACCGGCTGGGGCAGTGCTACAACCAGGTGGGCTCCGGCCTGAGCATGAACTCCCAGGCGCTGCTGCAGCAGGCGGACGCGTACGCCAAGGCCAGGAAGGCCGATACTGCGCAGGTGTACGCCGACAGCGCGAAGGTGCTGGAGCGGCAGGCGGGGGCCATGTTCGATTCCGCCAGCGCTCCGCTGAAGTACGTCCTGACCGCGATCCAGCCACCGCTGGCGGGGGACGAGGCGGCGAAGGTGCACCTCGAACTGGGCACCGCCTACGCCAAGGGCGACTCGCTCAACCGGGCGCTGGCGCCCGACGAGTTCCGCGCCGCGGTGCTGGCCGATTCCGCGAGCCCCACCGCGGCGTCCGCGCTGTTCAACCTGGCCTACCTCGACTACTCCGAGAAGCGCTACGTGGAAGCCGCGGCCACGCTGGAGAAGGCCTCGGCGATCAACCCCAACGACCTGCGCGTGCTGGTGATGCTGGCCGGCAGTTACACCCTGACCAACAACATGGAGAAGGCGCGCGCGGTGGCCGCCCGCGGCATCGCGATCGACCCCAACAACGCGGTGCTGAAGCGATTCCTGGCCCCGCCGCCGCCGCCCCGCAAGGGCGGGACGGCGCCGCCGGCCGGCGCGAACGGGAAGGCGCCGGCGGGCACGGAGTCCGCCAGCAAGGGTTCGACCACCACCAAGACCAAGTGA
- a CDS encoding ABC transporter permease: protein MELQESLKLAVGALRANKLRSFLTLLGNIVGVMSVIAIVAIIQGMNHYVSDKLLEQGSNVFYIDKFGAIFNEEDYLDALKRKDITLDDREALLERCPSVSIVAPWYEQSGQVRFRQKKEDCNVRGFGEHYPEINGIEVAAGRHLTLSDMQRRSPVCVVGQSTAEKLFENLDPLGREVRVGGHAYTVVGVGGRKGKILGQSQDDYVIIPYTAFLKQYGPRSYLVLAIKSTGPNTYLKAQDEVRVILRARRHVPYRAKDDFGLQTAEMFMELYNRFTGAAFIVMIGVASLALVVGGIVIMNIMLVSVTERTREIGVRKAVGARGSDVLQQFLYEAVIMALVGGIIGVLVGAGIAFLISAATPLPARVELWSVLVGLLVASSVGLFFGIYPAMRASRLDPIVALRYE, encoded by the coding sequence GTGGAACTACAGGAAAGCCTGAAGCTGGCCGTGGGCGCCCTGCGCGCCAACAAGCTGCGCTCGTTCCTGACGCTGCTCGGGAACATCGTGGGCGTGATGTCGGTGATCGCCATCGTGGCCATCATCCAGGGCATGAACCACTACGTGTCCGACAAGCTGCTGGAGCAGGGCTCAAACGTGTTCTACATCGACAAGTTCGGGGCCATCTTCAACGAGGAGGACTACCTCGACGCGCTCAAGCGCAAGGACATCACGCTGGACGACCGCGAGGCGCTGCTGGAGCGGTGCCCGTCGGTGTCCATCGTGGCGCCGTGGTACGAGCAGTCCGGCCAGGTGCGCTTCCGCCAGAAGAAGGAGGACTGCAACGTCCGCGGCTTCGGCGAGCACTACCCGGAGATCAACGGCATCGAAGTCGCGGCGGGCCGCCACCTGACGCTGTCCGACATGCAGCGCCGCTCGCCGGTGTGCGTGGTCGGGCAGTCCACCGCCGAGAAGCTTTTCGAGAACCTCGACCCGCTGGGACGGGAAGTGCGGGTGGGTGGCCACGCCTACACCGTGGTGGGGGTGGGCGGGCGCAAGGGCAAGATCCTGGGCCAGTCGCAGGACGACTACGTGATCATCCCCTACACCGCGTTCCTGAAGCAGTACGGGCCGCGGAGCTACCTGGTCCTGGCCATCAAGAGCACCGGGCCCAACACCTATCTCAAGGCCCAGGACGAGGTGCGCGTGATCCTGCGCGCGCGCCGGCACGTGCCGTACCGGGCCAAGGACGACTTCGGGCTGCAGACCGCCGAGATGTTCATGGAGCTGTACAACCGTTTCACGGGGGCCGCGTTCATCGTGATGATCGGGGTGGCCTCGCTGGCGCTGGTGGTGGGCGGCATCGTGATCATGAACATCATGCTGGTGTCGGTGACCGAGCGAACCCGCGAAATCGGCGTGCGCAAGGCCGTCGGCGCGCGCGGCAGCGACGTGCTGCAGCAGTTCCTGTACGAGGCGGTGATCATGGCCCTGGTGGGCGGGATCATCGGTGTCCTTGTGGGGGCGGGGATCGCATTCCTGATCTCGGCCGCCACGCCGCTGCCGGCGCGCGTGGAGCTGTGGTCGGTGCTGGTGGGCCTGCTGGTGGCCTCCTCGGTGGGGTTGTTCTTCGGCATCTACCCGGCCATGCGGGCCTCCCGGCTGGACCCGATCGTGGCCCTGAGGTACGAGTGA
- a CDS encoding efflux RND transporter periplasmic adaptor subunit yields MKKNLKWILIGLAVVLLAVFGFATMKKQQGKVASVELAKVRKEDVVSHVKSPGKIEPFTLVKMSATVPGKIVYLGVKEGQRVRKNEVLLRLDATQYDADLKRAVAALSAAESRTRQAKFSLERAQQTLDRRRALAAKNLVSPDELEQVETAYKVALSEHQAALDAVNEARAARAASQDNVDKTVFHAPFDGIVSQLNVEAGENVITGTMNNPGTQILAVADTSRMIVRAQVDETDVVDVRVGEPVKIKVDAIPDSVFRGEVIEVGNTAKSSALGAASGQEQSNYEVKVVFLSRVRSIKPGMTADVDIQTNEHKQALAVPIQSVVVRTQRELDEARAAQKKGPKAKGGAMAAENEDDATRKAKEKEISGVFVARKGVAVFVPVKPGISGDVNMEIEAAVNAGDEVVSGPYKELRNLKDGARVKKAAGKKPGDSAGKKD; encoded by the coding sequence ATGAAGAAGAATCTCAAGTGGATCCTGATCGGGCTCGCCGTGGTGCTGCTCGCGGTGTTCGGTTTCGCCACGATGAAGAAGCAGCAGGGCAAGGTGGCCTCGGTGGAGCTGGCCAAGGTCCGCAAGGAGGACGTGGTCTCCCACGTCAAGTCGCCGGGCAAGATCGAGCCGTTCACGCTGGTGAAGATGTCCGCCACCGTGCCGGGCAAGATCGTGTACCTGGGCGTGAAGGAGGGCCAGCGGGTCCGCAAGAACGAGGTGCTGCTGCGTCTCGACGCCACCCAGTACGACGCCGACCTGAAGCGGGCCGTGGCGGCGCTGTCCGCCGCCGAGTCCCGCACGCGCCAGGCGAAGTTCAGCCTGGAGCGGGCCCAGCAGACGCTGGACCGCCGTCGCGCGCTGGCCGCGAAGAACCTGGTCTCGCCGGACGAGCTGGAGCAGGTGGAGACCGCCTACAAGGTGGCCCTGAGCGAGCACCAGGCGGCCCTGGACGCCGTCAACGAGGCGCGCGCCGCGAGGGCGGCCTCGCAGGACAACGTGGACAAGACCGTGTTCCACGCGCCCTTCGACGGCATCGTGTCGCAGCTCAACGTGGAGGCCGGGGAGAACGTGATCACCGGCACCATGAACAATCCCGGCACCCAGATCCTGGCGGTGGCCGACACCAGCCGGATGATCGTGCGGGCGCAGGTGGACGAGACCGACGTGGTGGACGTGAGGGTGGGCGAGCCGGTGAAGATCAAGGTGGACGCCATCCCCGACTCCGTATTCCGCGGCGAGGTGATCGAGGTCGGCAACACCGCCAAGTCGTCCGCCCTGGGCGCCGCTTCCGGCCAGGAGCAGAGCAACTACGAGGTGAAGGTGGTGTTCCTGAGCCGGGTGCGCTCCATCAAGCCCGGCATGACCGCGGACGTGGACATCCAGACCAACGAGCACAAGCAGGCGCTGGCGGTGCCCATCCAGAGCGTGGTGGTGCGCACGCAGCGCGAGCTGGACGAGGCCAGGGCGGCGCAGAAGAAGGGCCCGAAGGCCAAGGGCGGGGCCATGGCCGCGGAGAACGAGGACGATGCCACGCGCAAGGCCAAGGAGAAGGAGATCAGCGGCGTGTTCGTGGCCCGCAAGGGCGTGGCGGTGTTCGTGCCGGTGAAGCCGGGCATCTCGGGCGACGTGAACATGGAGATCGAGGCCGCGGTGAACGCCGGGGACGAGGTCGTGAGCGGGCCCTACAAGGAGCTGCGCAACCTGAAGGACGGCGCCAGGGTGAAGAAGGCCGCGGGCAAGAAGCCCGGCGACTCGGCCGGCAAGAAGGACTAG